A region of Myxococcales bacterium DNA encodes the following proteins:
- a CDS encoding amidohydrolase family protein yields the protein MTILRLPGLADPHVHVRGLGQRHKEDFGSCTRAALAGGFTTVLAMPNTRPPIVDAAGLAAYQDQARAEAACDYGFHLGATESNVEVAAALARGSTGLKLYLDPTFGDLKLASLSALVEHAARFPKDRPLLAHAEEHSLASALLVAHLADRALHVCHVSRAVEIELIARAKSRGVRVSCEVCPHHLFLQEGTHGLAAGFCEVRPVLATPRDVAALWANLDVIDCFATDHAPHTRAEKGGDRPPPGFPGLETALPLFLTAVHEGKLSLEDVRLRMADNVRRIFDLPEQDAYVEVDVDAQWTFDAARSETRAGWSPFDGAPLRGRVERVVLRGEEVVSGGLVLARPGLGRDVRGGEP from the coding sequence ATGACGATCCTTCGCCTGCCCGGGCTCGCCGATCCCCACGTCCACGTGCGCGGGCTTGGCCAACGTCACAAGGAAGACTTCGGGTCGTGCACGCGCGCCGCCCTCGCAGGTGGTTTCACGACCGTCCTCGCGATGCCGAACACGCGCCCGCCCATCGTCGACGCCGCGGGCCTCGCCGCCTACCAGGACCAAGCACGCGCGGAGGCTGCGTGCGACTACGGCTTCCACCTAGGCGCGACCGAGTCCAACGTAGAGGTCGCGGCCGCCCTCGCGCGGGGGTCCACGGGGCTCAAGCTCTACCTCGACCCCACGTTCGGGGACCTCAAGCTCGCGAGCCTCTCTGCCCTCGTCGAGCACGCCGCGCGCTTTCCGAAGGACCGGCCGCTGCTCGCGCACGCGGAGGAGCACAGCCTCGCGTCGGCGCTGCTGGTCGCGCACCTGGCCGACCGCGCCCTGCACGTCTGCCACGTGAGCCGCGCGGTGGAGATCGAGCTCATCGCCCGCGCGAAGTCGCGGGGCGTTCGAGTGAGCTGCGAGGTGTGCCCGCACCACCTCTTCCTCCAGGAGGGCACCCACGGGCTCGCGGCGGGCTTCTGCGAGGTGCGCCCGGTGCTCGCCACGCCGCGGGACGTCGCGGCGCTCTGGGCGAACCTCGACGTCATCGACTGCTTCGCGACCGATCACGCGCCCCACACGCGCGCCGAGAAGGGCGGTGACCGCCCGCCGCCGGGGTTCCCGGGGCTCGAGACCGCGCTCCCGCTGTTCCTCACGGCGGTCCACGAGGGCAAGCTCTCGCTCGAAGACGTGAGGCTCCGCATGGCCGACAACGTGCGCCGCATTTTCGACCTGCCCGAGCAAGACGCGTACGTCGAGGTCGACGTGGACGCTCAGTGGACGTTCGACGCCGCGCGTAGCGAGACGCGCGCGGGCTGGAGCCCGTTCGACGGCGCGCCGCTGCGCGGCCGCGTCGAGCGCGTAGTGCTCCGCGGCGAAGAGGTGGTGTCGGGCGGCCTCGTGCTCGCCCGGCCGGGGCTCGGACGCGACGTACGAGGAGGTGAACCGTGA
- a CDS encoding quinone-dependent dihydroorotate dehydrogenase, producing MSLSVALLAQLPPEVAHAVALETAARLPAAALRLIARRQVVRDPRLEVRAFGLTFPTPIGLAAGYDKDALAVPALFAFGFGHVEVGTVTRAPQRGNDGPRLARVPSARALVNRLGFPSAGVDVVVRRLRRLRAAGPLSGVLGVNIGKNRDVPLDAAPDEYAALTLAVADVADYVAVNVSSPNTEGLRSLQTGGALRALLGAVVRARDTSSRRPPVLVKLSPDLTDAELAALVDEALAAGVDGLIATNTTLSRDGLPASAQGLVGGLSGAPLARRSLEVLGALARRVDGRVPIVAVGGVSTPEDAVERLRSGATLVQLYTALVYRGPVLVRNLSLGVLDAYAAGC from the coding sequence GTGAGCTTGTCGGTCGCGCTGCTCGCCCAGCTGCCGCCGGAGGTCGCGCACGCCGTCGCCCTCGAGACCGCCGCGAGGCTCCCCGCGGCGGCGCTGCGCCTCATCGCGCGCCGGCAAGTCGTGCGAGATCCGCGCCTCGAGGTGCGCGCGTTCGGGCTCACGTTCCCAACGCCTATCGGGCTCGCCGCAGGCTACGACAAGGACGCGCTCGCGGTGCCCGCGCTCTTCGCGTTTGGCTTCGGGCACGTCGAGGTCGGTACGGTCACCCGCGCCCCCCAGCGAGGCAACGACGGACCTCGCCTCGCCCGCGTGCCCTCCGCGCGCGCCCTCGTGAATCGGCTCGGTTTCCCGAGCGCTGGCGTCGACGTGGTGGTTCGCCGCCTCCGTCGCCTCCGCGCCGCTGGCCCGCTGTCCGGCGTGCTGGGGGTGAACATCGGCAAGAACCGCGACGTGCCCCTCGACGCCGCCCCCGACGAGTACGCGGCGCTCACGCTCGCGGTCGCGGACGTCGCCGACTACGTGGCCGTGAACGTGTCGAGCCCGAACACCGAGGGGCTCCGCAGCCTGCAGACCGGCGGCGCCCTCCGTGCTCTGCTCGGCGCCGTGGTGCGCGCGCGCGACACGTCGAGCCGGCGCCCGCCCGTCCTCGTGAAGCTCTCACCGGACCTCACGGACGCCGAGCTCGCGGCGCTCGTCGACGAGGCGCTGGCCGCGGGGGTCGACGGGCTCATCGCGACCAACACCACGCTCTCGCGGGACGGTCTGCCCGCCTCCGCGCAGGGCCTCGTGGGCGGTCTCTCGGGCGCGCCGCTGGCGAGGCGCTCGCTCGAGGTGCTGGGGGCCCTCGCGCGTCGGGTCGACGGTCGCGTCCCGATCGTCGCGGTGGGCGGCGTGTCGACCCCCGAGGACGCGGTCGAGCGGCTCCGCTCGGGCGCAACGCTCGTTCAGCTGTACACCGCCCTCGTGTACCGAGGGCCCGTGCTCGTACGGAATCTTTCGCTTGGAGTCTTGGACGCTTACGCCGCCGGGTGCTGA
- the pyrB gene encoding aspartate carbamoyltransferase yields MSDLQRFAGKDILGVGDFDRSDLAGLFAETRRMQRIVRERGATDLLRGRVLANLFYEPSTRTSSCFLAAMTRLGGSVIPISEVRYSSVSKGESLRDTVRTLEAYADVIVLRHPEVGAAKIAADAAKKPVINAGDGPGEHPTQALLDLFTIEAELGPVEGKTVTFLGDLKYGRTVHSLARLLALTGARVRYVSPPAVAMPRPLVAELAARGLEQSEHAELDEVLADTDVLYVTRVQKERFSSEADYETARRGYRVDAALLGRMKARAVVMHPLPRVGELDESVDDDPRTAIFRQVEYGMYVRMALLAAVLGRA; encoded by the coding sequence GTGAGCGATCTCCAGAGGTTTGCGGGCAAGGACATCCTGGGCGTTGGCGATTTCGATCGATCCGATCTCGCCGGTCTGTTCGCCGAGACGCGGCGCATGCAGCGCATCGTGCGCGAGCGCGGCGCGACCGATCTGCTCCGAGGGCGGGTGCTCGCGAACCTCTTCTACGAGCCCTCGACGCGCACGTCGTCCTGCTTCCTCGCGGCGATGACCCGCCTCGGCGGCAGCGTGATCCCCATCAGCGAGGTGCGCTACTCGTCCGTCTCGAAGGGCGAGAGCCTCCGGGACACGGTGCGCACGCTGGAGGCCTACGCCGATGTGATCGTGCTCCGACACCCCGAGGTGGGCGCGGCGAAGATCGCCGCCGACGCGGCGAAGAAGCCGGTGATCAACGCGGGAGATGGCCCGGGCGAGCACCCCACGCAGGCGCTCCTGGACCTCTTCACCATCGAAGCGGAGCTCGGGCCGGTCGAGGGCAAGACCGTCACGTTCCTGGGCGATCTCAAGTATGGCCGCACGGTCCACTCGCTCGCGCGGCTGCTCGCGCTCACCGGGGCGCGGGTGCGCTACGTCTCGCCGCCCGCGGTGGCCATGCCGCGCCCGCTCGTCGCGGAGCTCGCCGCGCGCGGGCTCGAGCAAAGCGAGCACGCCGAGCTCGACGAGGTGCTCGCCGACACCGACGTGCTCTACGTGACGCGCGTCCAGAAGGAGCGCTTCTCGAGCGAAGCGGACTACGAGACCGCGCGGCGCGGCTACCGGGTCGACGCCGCCCTGCTCGGTCGCATGAAGGCCCGCGCCGTGGTGATGCACCCGCTCCCACGCGTCGGCGAGCTCGACGAGTCGGTCGACGACGATCCGCGCACCGCCATCTTTCGGCAGGTTGAATACGGGATGTACGTGCGCATGGCGCTGCTCGCGGCCGTGCTCGGGAGGGCGTGA
- the pyrF gene encoding orotidine-5'-phosphate decarboxylase codes for MDTFFEKLERRAREVGSHLCVGLDPRVSSASELVAECLRLAEAAAPHACAFKPNVAFFEAHGSAGLLALEDLVRALPPDVPCLLDAKRGDIGDTNAAYATAARALGVGALTVSPYLGVGALAPFTDAGLGVFVLARTSNPEAEPVQAARSWTGEPLYERVAADVAALGEARAGLVVGATRPDAVRRVRARAPRAWLLLPGVGAQGGDLEAAVGAARRDDGSGFLVNVSRGLSSLGSPDAVRAEAARLAAAIERAAERPRESVQSAFDLSASARTAELAETLFACGAVRFGSFTLKSGLESPVYVDLRRLVSHPRALAFVAEVLADLCRGLTFDRVAALPYAALPLGTAVSLRTGWPMIYPRGQAKTYGAKASIEGLFEAGERVVVLDDIATRGDAKLEALGPLTEASLRVSDVVVLVDREQGARALLADRGIALHAALTLRELVLCLAASGRVTTGARDRVLSFLAADGAT; via the coding sequence GTGGACACGTTCTTCGAGAAGCTCGAGCGACGGGCTCGCGAGGTGGGCTCGCATCTGTGCGTCGGCCTCGACCCGCGCGTCTCGTCGGCCTCCGAGCTCGTCGCGGAGTGCCTCCGCCTCGCCGAGGCCGCGGCGCCCCACGCGTGCGCCTTCAAGCCGAACGTCGCGTTCTTCGAGGCCCACGGCTCTGCGGGCCTCCTCGCGCTCGAGGATCTCGTGAGGGCGCTGCCGCCGGACGTGCCCTGCCTGCTCGACGCCAAGCGTGGCGACATCGGCGACACGAACGCCGCGTACGCCACCGCGGCCCGGGCGCTTGGGGTCGGCGCGCTCACGGTGAGCCCCTACCTCGGGGTCGGCGCGCTCGCCCCCTTCACCGACGCGGGCCTCGGTGTCTTCGTGCTCGCGCGCACGTCGAATCCCGAAGCGGAGCCGGTGCAAGCCGCGCGGTCATGGACCGGCGAGCCCCTCTACGAGCGCGTGGCGGCCGACGTCGCGGCCCTCGGCGAGGCGCGCGCGGGCCTCGTCGTCGGCGCCACGCGGCCCGACGCGGTGAGGCGCGTGCGCGCCCGCGCTCCTCGCGCATGGTTGTTGCTCCCCGGCGTGGGGGCGCAAGGTGGCGACCTCGAGGCCGCCGTGGGCGCCGCGCGCCGCGACGACGGCTCGGGGTTCCTCGTGAACGTCTCGCGGGGGCTCTCGTCGCTCGGCTCTCCCGACGCGGTCCGCGCCGAGGCCGCCCGGCTCGCCGCCGCCATCGAGCGCGCCGCCGAGCGCCCCCGCGAAAGCGTGCAGAGCGCATTCGATCTGTCGGCTTCGGCGCGCACCGCGGAGCTCGCCGAGACGCTCTTCGCGTGCGGCGCGGTGCGGTTCGGCAGCTTCACGCTGAAGAGCGGCTTGGAGTCGCCGGTGTACGTCGACCTCCGCCGCCTGGTGTCGCACCCGCGCGCGCTTGCCTTCGTGGCGGAGGTGCTGGCCGACCTCTGCCGCGGTCTCACCTTCGATCGCGTGGCGGCGCTGCCGTACGCCGCCTTGCCGCTCGGCACCGCGGTGTCGCTGCGCACGGGGTGGCCCATGATCTACCCGCGCGGTCAGGCGAAGACCTACGGCGCCAAGGCCTCGATCGAGGGGCTCTTCGAGGCCGGAGAACGCGTGGTCGTGCTCGACGACATCGCCACCCGCGGCGACGCGAAGCTCGAGGCGCTCGGCCCGCTCACCGAGGCGAGCCTGCGGGTCTCCGACGTGGTGGTGCTCGTCGACCGCGAGCAGGGCGCCCGCGCGCTCCTCGCCGACCGCGGCATCGCGCTGCACGCCGCGCTCACGCTGCGCGAGCTGGTTCTCTGCCTCGCGGCGTCCGGCCGCGTGACGACGGGCGCGCGTGACCGGGTGCTCTCGTTCCTCGCCGCCGACGGGGCGACGTGA